From Rubrobacter calidifluminis, one genomic window encodes:
- a CDS encoding MFS transporter: METTGGRTAPYPGYRGLWVWLMLGWVASGLDRTITGPVVSYMIDNKVPLFQGVQNPYALGGLVGSLLFAGYALMQFPGGYIGDRFGHRTVVVISIVWTGVATVLSGLATAILGLVALRAITGLGTGMFYSNDRSIITTQTPFEKRSLGMGVVITGLSIGITLAYLTVSPLLGFGSSVFGTGGAWRMPFIVLGVIALLIGLGMHRFFSGQGEPHRFSPAYPSAFGALIGYAVAFFVIIIATYFFAIRAGLPDWGVAVIITVVALALVALVFVRLGGRIGPVLYDRSLFLIYLAFIPILWNLWFFSFWSVSIVSQAAAGSTFLQAALTALFFGLAGIIGYPAGGWLADYTKRRGWGRKGMLIAFTFIQGVLTLAFSVYVAKGGGALAALGALIFFASLFFNALQPMAQALAADLTNPAYLGAMFGMMNLIGEMGAILSPSISGALRDATGNWHAALFLDTALIFCGFILLLFVRETRRTRRAPTEETSRVSGYRTQG, from the coding sequence ATGGAGACGACCGGCGGACGAACCGCACCCTACCCCGGGTACCGGGGGCTCTGGGTCTGGCTCATGCTCGGGTGGGTGGCGAGCGGGCTCGACCGCACGATCACCGGCCCGGTCGTGAGCTACATGATCGACAACAAGGTTCCGCTCTTCCAGGGGGTGCAAAATCCCTACGCGCTCGGCGGGCTGGTCGGAAGCCTGCTCTTCGCCGGGTACGCCCTGATGCAGTTTCCCGGCGGGTATATCGGCGACAGGTTCGGGCACCGTACGGTGGTCGTCATAAGCATCGTGTGGACCGGGGTGGCCACCGTCCTGAGCGGGCTTGCGACTGCGATACTCGGTCTCGTCGCCCTGCGTGCGATCACCGGGCTCGGTACGGGGATGTTCTACTCCAACGACCGCAGCATCATAACCACCCAGACCCCGTTCGAGAAACGCAGCCTCGGCATGGGCGTGGTGATAACAGGGCTCTCCATAGGCATAACCCTTGCGTACCTCACCGTCTCTCCGCTGCTCGGCTTCGGATCTTCGGTGTTCGGGACGGGCGGGGCGTGGAGGATGCCATTCATCGTGCTCGGCGTGATCGCGCTCCTCATCGGGCTCGGGATGCACCGCTTCTTCAGCGGGCAGGGAGAACCTCACCGCTTCTCCCCGGCATACCCCTCTGCCTTCGGGGCTCTGATCGGTTACGCCGTAGCCTTCTTCGTCATCATAATAGCCACCTACTTCTTCGCCATCCGCGCCGGACTGCCGGACTGGGGGGTGGCCGTGATCATAACGGTCGTGGCCCTGGCCCTCGTGGCTCTGGTCTTCGTCCGGCTGGGCGGGCGGATAGGCCCCGTGCTCTACGACCGCTCGCTGTTCCTGATCTACCTCGCCTTCATACCGATACTGTGGAACCTCTGGTTCTTCAGCTTCTGGTCGGTCTCGATCGTCTCGCAGGCGGCCGCCGGCTCCACGTTCCTGCAGGCTGCACTGACCGCGCTCTTCTTCGGTCTCGCCGGGATAATCGGCTACCCGGCCGGAGGCTGGCTCGCCGACTACACCAAGCGGCGGGGGTGGGGGCGCAAGGGGATGCTCATCGCCTTCACCTTCATCCAGGGGGTGCTCACCCTCGCCTTCTCCGTCTACGTGGCGAAGGGCGGCGGCGCACTCGCTGCGCTCGGCGCCCTGATCTTCTTCGCCAGCCTCTTCTTCAACGCCCTCCAGCCGATGGCCCAGGCGCTCGCCGCCGACCTGACGAACCCGGCCTACCTCGGCGCGATGTTCGGGATGATGAACCTGATCGGCGAGATGGGCGCCATACTCTCCCCGTCCATCAGCGGCGCACTCCGCGACGCCACGGGCAACTGGCACGCCGCCCTCTTCCTGGACACCGCGCTCATCTTCTGCGGGTTCATCCTGCTGCTGTTCGTTCGCGAGACCCGCCGGACCCGCAGGGCACCCACGGAGGAGACCTCCAGGGTCTCCGGATACCGAACTCAGGGCTGA
- the pobA gene encoding 4-hydroxybenzoate 3-monooxygenase — protein MRTQVGIVGGGPAGLLLSHLLHLQGIESVVLERRSRRTLETEIRAGVLEQGTADLLERTGLGERMRREGSVHRGINLQFGGRRERVDFEDLVGRSITIYGQHEVVKDLIKARLEAGGEVYFEAPAVSISDLESENPKVRFEKDGEQEELVCDFVVGADGFHGVSRRSVPEGTLREYERFYPFGWFGILVEAPPSTEELIYTNHERGFALISTRSPRIQRMYFQCDPHEDPDAWSEERIWEEMQARVALDGWRLVEGPIIEKNVVAMRSYVAEPMRHGRLFLAGDAAHIVPPTGAKGMNLAASDVRVLARALGEYYARGSEELIERYSEVCLRRVWKASRFSWWMTSMLHRFPGDDPFQIRLQIAELDYVTGSRAASESLAENYTGLPFDPEFEEVLGGEEYLSEPHTGSR, from the coding sequence ATACGCACTCAGGTAGGCATAGTAGGTGGAGGACCGGCGGGGCTTCTGCTCTCGCACCTCCTGCACCTGCAGGGGATCGAATCGGTGGTTCTCGAGCGCCGCAGCCGCAGGACGCTCGAGACCGAGATCCGGGCCGGCGTGCTCGAGCAGGGGACGGCGGACCTTCTGGAGAGGACCGGCCTCGGAGAACGCATGCGCCGGGAGGGTTCCGTCCACCGCGGGATAAACCTCCAGTTCGGAGGCCGCAGGGAGAGGGTGGACTTCGAGGATCTCGTCGGGAGATCCATCACCATCTACGGCCAGCACGAGGTGGTCAAAGACCTGATAAAAGCCCGGCTCGAGGCGGGTGGGGAGGTTTACTTCGAGGCCCCTGCCGTCTCGATCTCTGACCTCGAGAGCGAGAATCCGAAGGTCCGCTTCGAGAAGGATGGAGAGCAGGAAGAGCTCGTCTGCGACTTCGTGGTCGGGGCGGACGGCTTCCACGGGGTGAGTCGACGTTCGGTTCCGGAGGGGACTCTGCGCGAGTACGAGAGGTTCTATCCCTTCGGGTGGTTCGGGATACTCGTCGAGGCTCCGCCCTCGACGGAGGAGCTCATCTACACCAACCACGAGCGCGGCTTCGCGCTCATAAGCACCCGCTCGCCGCGGATACAGCGAATGTACTTCCAGTGCGACCCTCACGAGGACCCGGATGCATGGAGCGAGGAGAGGATCTGGGAGGAGATGCAGGCGCGGGTCGCGCTCGACGGCTGGCGGCTGGTGGAGGGCCCGATCATCGAGAAGAATGTCGTGGCGATGCGCAGCTACGTCGCCGAGCCGATGCGCCACGGCAGGCTCTTTCTCGCCGGAGACGCCGCGCACATCGTCCCGCCCACCGGGGCCAAGGGGATGAACCTGGCCGCCTCCGACGTCAGGGTGCTCGCGCGGGCCTTGGGCGAGTACTACGCCCGCGGCAGCGAGGAGCTCATCGAGCGCTACTCGGAGGTCTGCCTGCGGCGGGTATGGAAGGCGAGCCGCTTCTCGTGGTGGATGACCTCGATGCTGCACCGCTTCCCCGGGGACGATCCCTTCCAGATTAGGCTGCAGATCGCCGAGCTCGACTACGTCACGGGCTCCCGGGCCGCCTCCGAGAGCCTCGCCGAGAACTACACCGGGTTGCCCTTCGACCCGGAGTTCGAGGAGGTGCTCGGCGGGGAGGAGTACCTTTCGGAGCCGCACACGGGCAGTAGATAG